The nucleotide sequence AGGTGAGCGACTTTTCCAGCTTGGTAATCTCCATGCTGGCGGCCCGTTTCATGGCGCGCGCGACGTTGTCGACGCCGCCTAGGTCGGTCGTCATCGCTTCGCCGGCGGGGTTCTCCTTCTTGCTGCGCGACACGCGGACCAATTCTTCAAAACCGGCGCGAAAAACCTGCGCCACCGGGCTGACGGTCAGCTCTTTGCTGGCTTCATGAATACTCGAGAGGTTGCGCCGCTCCCAAAATATTTCGACGAACTGGTCGGACTCTTTCTTGGCGCCGCGCACCTGTTTTAATTTGAAGAAAATAATGCCCCAGCTCACCACGGAAAAGAACACCAGCATGTACAGGACCAGCTGCACCACCAGCCCGGAACCTTTGATAAGATCCAATACTCCATGCTGTGGTGCGATGGCCGGTCCGTTCTGTGCCGACAGATAAAGCCACCAAAGAAATGCCATGAGGAGGATTCCGAAATGCTATTTGAGAAGTTAGTATAAGCCCTGTAGATAGTCAACATAGTTGGACGCAATTATACGTCATTGAAGAGAAATTTTGGCAGGTACAGTCAATGATTAGGAAACTCGCCGAGCTCGACTTGGCCAACAAGACAGTCTTCCTGCGGGTCGATTTCAATGTGCCGATCAAGGACGGCAAGATCACCGAGCCGCATCGTATTGAAAGTGCCATGCCGACGATTCGCGCGATTCTTAAGAGTGCCCGCAAGGTCATCGTTGCCTCCCACCTGGGCCGGCCCGATGGTCAAGTGGTCGCGAAGTACAGTCTGGCGCCGGTGCGCGACCATCTACAAAAAGCTCTAAACGAATCCGTCGCGCTTGCGCCCGACTGCGTCGGCGCCGCGGTGGAAAATCTCGTGCGCACGAGCAGCGAGCGCGTCGTGTTGTTGGAGAACCTGCGCTTTCACAAAGAAGAAGAAAAAAACAACGAGGCCTTTTCGCGCGCGCTGGCGGGGCTCGCCGACGCCTATGTCGACGATGCCTTTGGCGCCGCCCACCGCGCCCATGCCTCGATCTCCGGCATGGCCGCCTTTTTCAAACAAAAAGCCGCAGGCCTGTTGTTGCAGAAGGAGCTCGACTATCTTTCGCGTGCGCTTTCCAATCCCGACAAACCTTTCGTGACGATTCTGGGCGGCGCTAAAGTTTCCGACAAGATCGGCGTCATCAGAAACCTCCTGCCCAAAGTTGATAGTCTCCTGATCGGCGGCGGCATGGCCTATACGTTTCTCAAGGCCCAGGGCATAGATATTGGCAAGTCGTTGGTCGAAAGCGACAAAATTGACCTCGCCAAAGACTTGTTGCGCGAAGCGGCAGCGCACAACGTGTCGCTGCTGTTGCCCAGCGATCACGTCACCGGTGATAGCGAAAAGAAAAATCCCGCAACGACGGTGAAGAGTGTCCCCGCCGATCGCATGGGCCTCGACATCGGTCCGCAAACGATTGCTCAGTTCAATGCCGCGATCGCCAAAGCAAAAATGGTTTTATGGAACGGGCCGGTCGGCCTTTTTGAAGTGAAGCCCTACGACTCCGGCAGCAACGCGATTGCACAAACGTTGGCGGCCAATCATCCCAAGATTGTCAGCATCATCGCCGGCGGCGACACTGTTGCCGCAGTCGGCGCCGCGGGCGTGGAAGATAAGATTACCCATCTCTCCACCGGCGGCGGCGCGACCTTGGAATTTCTCGAGGGCAAGATCCTGCCGGGCATCAAAGCGCTTGAGGAACCCGCGTGAATACACCGCTAGTCGTCGGCAACTGGAAGATGCACGGCAGCCAGGCGGAGTGCGCCGCGTTGGCGCGTCAGATCGTTCGAGCCCTTGGTAAACAACGCGGCCAAAGCAGCGCGAGCGTGGTCATCGCCCCGCCGTTTACCGCTTTGACTGCGGCGGCGCGCGCGATCAAGAATAGCTCCGTCGGCCTGGCGGCGCAGAATTGCCACTGGGAAGAGCGCGGCGCCTTTACCGGTGAGGTAAGTCCAGTGATGTTGAGCGAGCTGGGCTGCGGCTATGTGATCTTGGGCCATTCCGAGCGCCGCCACATCTTTCATGAAACCGATTTGGAGATTCAAAAGCGGCTGGGCGCGGCGTTGCGCGCCGGCATGCGCGCGATTCTCTGCGTCGGCGAGACGCTCGATGAACGCCAAAGCGGTCAGACGTTTAAAGTCATCGGCCAGCAGCTGCGCATCGCGTTGAAGGGCATGGTCAAAGATGGTATAAACCAGGTCGAAATCGCTTACGAACCAGTGTGGGCCATCGGCACCGGCCAAAACGCAACGTCGACGCAAGTAGCACAGGTGCACAAGCGCATTCGGCAAGCGCTTGTAAAAGCCTTCGGGTCGGACGGTGAAACCGTGCGAATCCTTTACG is from Deltaproteobacteria bacterium and encodes:
- a CDS encoding phosphoglycerate kinase, encoding MIRKLAELDLANKTVFLRVDFNVPIKDGKITEPHRIESAMPTIRAILKSARKVIVASHLGRPDGQVVAKYSLAPVRDHLQKALNESVALAPDCVGAAVENLVRTSSERVVLLENLRFHKEEEKNNEAFSRALAGLADAYVDDAFGAAHRAHASISGMAAFFKQKAAGLLLQKELDYLSRALSNPDKPFVTILGGAKVSDKIGVIRNLLPKVDSLLIGGGMAYTFLKAQGIDIGKSLVESDKIDLAKDLLREAAAHNVSLLLPSDHVTGDSEKKNPATTVKSVPADRMGLDIGPQTIAQFNAAIAKAKMVLWNGPVGLFEVKPYDSGSNAIAQTLAANHPKIVSIIAGGDTVAAVGAAGVEDKITHLSTGGGATLEFLEGKILPGIKALEEPA
- a CDS encoding triose-phosphate isomerase; this translates as MNTPLVVGNWKMHGSQAECAALARQIVRALGKQRGQSSASVVIAPPFTALTAAARAIKNSSVGLAAQNCHWEERGAFTGEVSPVMLSELGCGYVILGHSERRHIFHETDLEIQKRLGAALRAGMRAILCVGETLDERQSGQTFKVIGQQLRIALKGMVKDGINQVEIAYEPVWAIGTGQNATSTQVAQVHKRIRQALVKAFGSDGETVRILYGGSVKPENAKELADTPDVAGFLVGGASLKVETFMPIVRAFSHK